One window of the Thermosinus carboxydivorans Nor1 genome contains the following:
- a CDS encoding YckD family protein, translating to MKKVALFTLVALLVVVFAGSVFAAPGQGPGPGRDGWVCPWYGANAANLTDEQKAQIAEWGKQMLELRKQMLAKQVEWGWITQAQADQIIANMEQRIANGFYPGYGMGMRGKGMMGPGIGMRGGIAGPIAPAQR from the coding sequence TTGCCCTGTTAGTAGTCGTCTTTGCCGGGTCGGTTTTCGCCGCGCCGGGGCAAGGCCCTGGTCCGGGTCGGGACGGTTGGGTGTGCCCCTGGTATGGCGCTAATGCCGCCAACCTGACCGATGAACAAAAAGCACAGATTGCCGAATGGGGTAAACAAATGTTAGAACTCAGAAAGCAAATGTTGGCCAAACAGGTCGAGTGGGGCTGGATTACCCAGGCCCAGGCCGATCAGATCATTGCCAACATGGAGCAGCGTATTGCTAATGGCTTTTATCCCGGCTACGGCATGGGAATGCGCGGCAAGGGCATGATGGGGCCCGGTATTGGTATGCGCGGTGGCATTGCAGGTCCGATAGCTCCGGCGCAACGTTAA
- a CDS encoding response regulator transcription factor — translation MTGKTVLIVDDEKQIREILAIYFTQSGFTVAEAADGAEALIKVEQVKPDIVILDIMMPVLDGFEVCQQIRKYSPVPIIMLTSRTQDDDRIMGLEIGADDYVTKPFNPKEVVARVKAILRRTAAPQQYTQADILRFPELEINMAEHTVIAFGKPVALANKEREVLWQLASHAGKVLSREQLLELVWDYSYCGDTRTVDTHVKRLRKKLGVGPHSPWDIKTVWGIGYKFEVRK, via the coding sequence ATGACCGGCAAAACGGTATTAATTGTCGACGACGAGAAACAAATCCGGGAAATCTTAGCCATCTATTTTACACAGTCAGGATTTACGGTCGCCGAAGCCGCCGATGGGGCCGAGGCCCTGATTAAAGTCGAACAGGTTAAACCGGATATCGTTATTCTTGATATTATGATGCCGGTTCTCGACGGCTTTGAGGTTTGTCAGCAAATCCGCAAATATTCGCCGGTGCCTATTATCATGTTAACCTCCCGGACGCAGGACGATGACCGGATCATGGGACTGGAAATCGGCGCTGATGATTATGTAACCAAACCTTTCAATCCCAAAGAAGTGGTGGCTCGCGTCAAAGCCATTCTCCGCCGTACTGCCGCCCCGCAGCAGTATACGCAGGCCGATATTCTCCGTTTTCCGGAACTGGAAATAAACATGGCCGAACACACGGTCATAGCGTTTGGCAAGCCGGTTGCGCTGGCTAATAAAGAAAGAGAAGTCTTATGGCAGCTTGCCTCCCATGCCGGTAAGGTATTGTCGCGGGAGCAGCTTTTGGAATTAGTGTGGGATTACAGCTACTGCGGCGATACCCGTACGGTAGACACGCATGTGAAGCGTTTGCGCAAAAAGCTGGGAGTTGGCCCGCATTCGCCGTGGGATATAAAAACAGTATGGGGCATTGGTTACAAGTTTGAGGTGCGGAAATGA